In a genomic window of Occallatibacter riparius:
- a CDS encoding fumarylacetoacetate hydrolase family protein, with protein MKLVTFSTKDGVLRPGALESESNLVVDLSATGCKDALAVIAAGISEVPKNPGAYAGHRLSDVKLHAPLPNPPRVFAIGLNYRDHAKESGMELPTSPVVFFKLTTSVIGPGDAIVLPKNSTMPDYEAEFAFVIGKGGYRIAADDWRKHVYGYTIVNDVSARDVQFATTQWSMSKSFPTFCPMGPAIVTANEIADPHALQIGLTIDGETLQNSSTRELVFGIPALIEHLSSITPLLPGDVISTGTPPGVGLGRNPKRWLKPGETVTVSVEGLGSLTNPVVAE; from the coding sequence GTGAAACTTGTCACCTTTTCGACGAAAGACGGCGTGCTGCGGCCGGGAGCGCTTGAGTCTGAAAGCAATCTGGTTGTTGATCTCAGCGCGACCGGATGCAAGGATGCGCTGGCCGTGATTGCTGCCGGTATCAGCGAAGTGCCAAAAAATCCGGGCGCGTACGCGGGGCATCGGCTCAGCGACGTCAAGCTTCACGCGCCGCTTCCCAATCCACCGCGTGTGTTTGCGATTGGGCTCAACTACAGGGATCACGCCAAGGAATCCGGGATGGAGCTGCCTACCTCGCCGGTGGTGTTCTTCAAGCTGACGACCTCGGTGATCGGGCCTGGTGACGCGATTGTGCTGCCGAAGAACTCGACCATGCCGGATTACGAGGCTGAGTTTGCGTTCGTCATCGGCAAGGGCGGATATCGGATCGCGGCGGACGACTGGCGCAAGCACGTCTACGGCTACACCATCGTGAACGACGTGAGTGCGCGCGATGTGCAGTTTGCTACGACGCAGTGGTCGATGAGCAAGAGCTTTCCCACATTCTGCCCGATGGGCCCGGCAATTGTAACTGCCAATGAGATCGCCGATCCGCATGCTCTGCAGATCGGCCTGACGATCGATGGCGAGACGCTGCAGAACTCGAGCACCCGCGAGCTGGTGTTTGGGATTCCTGCGCTGATTGAGCATCTCTCGTCGATTACGCCGCTGCTGCCGGGAGACGTGATCTCGACGGGTACGCCGCCGGGCGTTGGACTGGGACGGAATCCAAAGCGGTGGCTCAAGCCGGGCGAGACCGTCACCGTCAGCGTGGAAGGACTGGGATCGCTGACCAATCCGGTGGTAGCTGAATAA
- a CDS encoding SDR family NAD(P)-dependent oxidoreductase produces MNNSSSSSDVQSPFRLDGRHALVTGGASGIGEATVRELVRAGAFVWIADINLPAAQALAESTGSAQAIALDVTSQESIATTVAQVQRLDILVNNAGIGHVGSIEATEPEDFDRLLNVNVRAVYLVTRAFLPLLLAAQDERHSGNIVNIASVAGQVGIRQRFAYCTTKGAVIAMTKQLAVEFPKTLRVNAICPGTVETPFVEGYLEKFHKHNKEEIRAELRARQPIGRLGRPEEVAAMVRYLASDEAAFITGAALAIDGGWTAA; encoded by the coding sequence ATGAACAACTCATCATCGTCTTCTGATGTGCAATCGCCGTTCCGGCTCGACGGCCGCCACGCTCTCGTCACGGGCGGCGCCAGCGGCATAGGTGAAGCCACGGTCCGGGAGCTTGTTCGCGCCGGGGCTTTCGTATGGATTGCCGATATCAATCTGCCCGCAGCGCAGGCTCTCGCTGAATCCACGGGCTCAGCGCAGGCCATCGCGCTCGATGTCACCAGTCAGGAGTCAATCGCTACGACAGTCGCGCAGGTGCAGCGGCTCGACATTCTCGTCAACAATGCAGGCATCGGCCACGTGGGATCGATTGAGGCGACCGAGCCTGAGGATTTCGACCGGCTGCTGAACGTGAATGTGCGCGCCGTTTACCTTGTGACGCGCGCGTTTCTGCCGCTGCTGCTGGCCGCGCAGGACGAGCGGCACTCGGGCAACATCGTAAACATCGCGTCTGTGGCTGGGCAGGTCGGCATCCGGCAGCGTTTCGCCTATTGCACTACCAAAGGCGCGGTGATCGCGATGACAAAGCAGCTTGCGGTGGAGTTCCCCAAGACGCTGCGCGTGAATGCCATCTGCCCGGGGACGGTGGAGACGCCGTTTGTCGAGGGCTATCTGGAGAAGTTCCACAAGCACAACAAGGAAGAGATTCGCGCGGAGCTGCGGGCGAGGCAGCCTATCGGGCGGCTGGGCAGGCCTGAGGAGGTCGCGGCCATGGTGCGCTATCTCGCGTCCGACGAGGCTGCGTTTATCACCGGAGCGGCGCTGGCTATTGACGGCGGGTGGACCGCGGCTTAG